A stretch of Burkholderia sp. HI2500 DNA encodes these proteins:
- a CDS encoding YadA-like family protein: MKRKQISALAAAMFTGAGVLISGAAHADNFVDRGNPDNALSGQCIDGTNPLCVATKSGSYVAVSTANVKMGTNAKAGTSGIAIGDQSNASSNGGTSSGGAIAVGVGAQALANSATAIGTVAVAQGNTALAIGRQSAAVGDFSMALGNVADAHGTSSIALGHSALASGDRSVAIGGANPTSSDGVSAGASYDAATQTRAGGTQSVAIGAGAQTNDNNQVAIGSGSVGANNGGTPVFGGTAAPVGGAVSFGAIGNERQLKNVAAGAADTDAVNVQQLKNVNGTLSTSIATVDARVTSVGNSLSTTISNVDQRVTNVGNSLSTSIVTATKNVVKYTDDSHAAIALDGANGTTINGVAAGVADTDAVNVGQLKGSVAPLQTSISTAASNIANLQASVTGINTSLSTATTNISNLQAADARNVKYDGQSGFDSVTFAGTNGTTLHNVAAGVANTDAVNVGQLNGGLSSLSTSVTNNISTTLGNLSTSINNQIGNATKNAVQYDDDAHSGVTLGGKGAQSQVALHNVADGVAASDAVNVGQLGKATDTLNQSITTVGNNVTTLGNQVTTNTGNIAALQQDALLWNTNLGAYDASHGGNGPQRIGNVAAGKNGTDAVNVDQLNAAIQDGTSQLDALAVKYDDASKKQVSLGAGNGGSPVRLTNIAEGNVAAGSTDAVNGAQLRRASDGTAAALGGGATANPDGSISAPAYKVGGGSFNNVGDALTNLDGRVGSNTTTLENHETRIGNAETNIAGNTAAIAGLQQDALQFDPKAGAYNAARSGAPTKLTNVADGNIAAGSTDAVNGGQLSGVKSSLEQQITQVSNQAGEAVKNVVKYDVDTNGNRLNSVSLIGGDTNAAVVLKNVAAGTDDTDAVNVKQLKGVQSSLNQLGALAVQYDDSSKNSITLGGAGGTRITNVQAGTLSATSTDAVNGSQLYATNQQVAKNTTDITNLQGNVTNIANGKAGLVQQQDPNGAITVGKDTGGTSVNFSGTAGDRVLTGVAAGVNNNDAVNMGQFNNALKNVAANDQIRAAATDANTTWIARADAGAIGSTATATGKNAVAVGQGSVADRDNSFSVGAKGSERQVTNVAAGTAPTDAVNVQQLNDNLSAASNQAKGYTDQRIGQVYNSFNDLKKDMYGGVASAMAVAGLPQPTGAGRSMVSAATSNYHGQQGFAAGYSYVTESNRWVVKASVTGNTRSDFGAVVGAGYQF, translated from the coding sequence ATGAAGAGGAAGCAGATTTCGGCGCTTGCCGCCGCCATGTTCACGGGTGCAGGTGTGCTGATCTCGGGCGCCGCGCATGCGGACAATTTCGTCGATCGCGGCAACCCGGACAACGCGCTGAGCGGTCAGTGCATCGACGGCACGAACCCGTTGTGCGTCGCGACCAAGAGCGGGAGCTACGTGGCGGTAAGCACGGCAAACGTTAAGATGGGCACGAACGCCAAGGCCGGCACCAGCGGCATCGCGATCGGCGACCAGTCGAACGCAAGCAGCAATGGCGGCACCAGCAGCGGCGGCGCGATCGCGGTCGGCGTCGGCGCGCAGGCGCTGGCGAACTCGGCCACGGCCATCGGCACGGTAGCCGTCGCGCAAGGCAACACGGCGCTCGCCATCGGCCGCCAGTCGGCCGCGGTCGGCGATTTCTCGATGGCGCTCGGCAACGTCGCCGATGCGCACGGCACGAGCTCGATCGCACTGGGCCACTCGGCCCTGGCCAGCGGCGATCGTTCGGTCGCGATCGGCGGCGCCAACCCGACGTCGAGCGACGGCGTGTCGGCCGGCGCGTCGTATGACGCGGCCACCCAGACGCGCGCCGGCGGCACGCAATCCGTCGCGATCGGTGCTGGCGCGCAGACGAACGACAACAACCAGGTGGCGATCGGTTCGGGCAGCGTCGGCGCGAACAATGGCGGCACGCCGGTGTTCGGCGGCACGGCCGCGCCGGTTGGCGGCGCGGTGTCGTTCGGCGCGATCGGCAACGAGCGCCAGCTCAAGAACGTCGCGGCAGGCGCGGCCGATACGGACGCCGTCAACGTCCAGCAGCTGAAGAACGTGAACGGCACGCTCAGCACGAGCATCGCCACGGTCGACGCGCGCGTGACGTCGGTCGGCAATTCGCTGTCGACCACGATCTCGAACGTCGACCAGCGCGTGACCAACGTGGGCAACAGCCTCAGCACCAGCATCGTGACCGCAACGAAGAACGTCGTGAAATACACCGACGATTCGCATGCGGCGATCGCACTCGACGGCGCCAACGGCACGACGATCAACGGCGTCGCGGCCGGCGTCGCCGACACCGATGCGGTCAACGTCGGCCAACTGAAGGGCAGCGTCGCGCCGCTGCAGACGTCCATCTCGACGGCGGCGTCGAACATCGCGAACCTGCAGGCCAGCGTCACCGGCATCAACACGTCGCTGAGCACGGCAACCACGAACATCAGCAACCTGCAGGCGGCCGATGCACGCAACGTGAAGTACGACGGGCAGAGCGGCTTCGACTCGGTGACGTTTGCCGGCACGAACGGCACGACGCTGCACAACGTCGCGGCCGGTGTCGCGAATACCGACGCCGTGAACGTCGGCCAACTGAACGGCGGCCTGTCGTCGCTCAGCACGAGCGTGACGAACAACATCAGCACGACGCTCGGCAACCTGAGCACGTCGATCAACAACCAGATCGGCAATGCGACGAAGAACGCCGTGCAGTACGACGATGATGCACATAGCGGCGTGACGCTCGGCGGCAAGGGCGCGCAGTCGCAGGTCGCGCTGCACAACGTCGCGGACGGTGTTGCCGCGAGCGACGCCGTGAACGTCGGGCAGCTCGGCAAGGCCACCGACACGCTGAACCAGTCGATCACGACCGTCGGCAACAACGTGACGACGCTCGGCAACCAGGTGACGACGAACACGGGCAACATCGCCGCGCTTCAGCAGGATGCGCTGCTATGGAACACGAACCTCGGCGCATACGACGCGAGCCACGGCGGCAACGGCCCGCAACGCATCGGCAACGTCGCGGCCGGCAAGAACGGCACGGACGCGGTCAACGTCGACCAGTTGAACGCGGCGATTCAGGACGGCACGAGCCAGCTCGATGCGCTCGCAGTGAAGTACGACGACGCGAGCAAGAAGCAGGTTTCGCTCGGTGCAGGCAACGGCGGGAGCCCGGTGCGACTGACCAATATCGCGGAAGGCAACGTCGCGGCCGGCAGCACCGACGCGGTGAACGGCGCGCAACTGCGCCGCGCGAGCGACGGCACCGCAGCCGCGCTGGGCGGCGGTGCAACGGCGAATCCGGACGGCTCGATCAGCGCGCCGGCCTATAAAGTCGGCGGCGGCTCGTTCAACAACGTCGGCGACGCACTCACGAACCTCGACGGCCGGGTCGGCAGCAACACGACGACGCTCGAGAATCACGAAACGCGCATCGGCAACGCCGAAACGAACATCGCCGGCAACACGGCCGCGATCGCCGGGCTGCAACAGGACGCGCTCCAGTTCGACCCGAAGGCCGGCGCCTACAACGCGGCGCGCAGCGGCGCACCGACGAAGCTGACGAACGTGGCCGACGGCAACATCGCCGCGGGCAGCACGGACGCGGTGAACGGCGGCCAGTTGTCGGGCGTGAAGTCGTCGCTCGAACAGCAGATCACGCAGGTGTCCAACCAGGCGGGCGAGGCCGTGAAGAACGTCGTCAAGTACGATGTCGACACGAACGGCAACCGGCTGAATTCGGTTTCGCTGATCGGCGGCGACACGAATGCGGCCGTCGTGCTGAAGAACGTCGCCGCGGGCACCGACGATACGGACGCGGTGAACGTGAAGCAGCTGAAGGGCGTGCAGTCGAGTCTCAACCAGCTCGGCGCGCTCGCGGTGCAGTACGACGACAGCTCGAAGAACTCGATCACCCTCGGCGGCGCCGGCGGCACGCGCATCACCAACGTGCAGGCGGGGACGCTCAGCGCAACCAGCACGGACGCGGTGAACGGCTCGCAGCTCTACGCGACCAACCAGCAGGTCGCGAAGAACACGACCGACATCACGAACCTGCAGGGGAACGTGACCAACATCGCGAACGGCAAGGCCGGCCTCGTGCAGCAGCAGGATCCGAATGGCGCGATCACGGTCGGGAAGGACACCGGCGGCACCAGCGTGAACTTCTCCGGCACGGCGGGCGACCGCGTGCTGACCGGTGTCGCGGCGGGCGTGAACAACAACGACGCGGTCAACATGGGCCAGTTCAACAATGCGCTGAAGAACGTCGCGGCCAACGACCAGATCCGCGCGGCGGCGACCGATGCGAACACCACGTGGATCGCGCGAGCCGATGCGGGTGCGATCGGGTCGACGGCGACGGCAACCGGCAAGAACGCGGTGGCGGTCGGCCAGGGCTCCGTCGCCGATCGCGACAATTCGTTCTCGGTCGGCGCGAAGGGCAGCGAGCGCCAGGTCACGAACGTCGCGGCCGGCACCGCGCCGACCGACGCGGTGAACGTGCAGCAGCTGAACGACAACCTGTCGGCCGCGTCGAATCAGGCGAAGGGCTACACCGACCAGCGCATCGGCCAGGTGTACAACTCGTTCAACGACCTGAAGAAGGACATGTACGGCGGCGTGGCATCGGCCATGGCCGTGGCCGGCCTGCCGCAACCGACGGGCGCGGGCCGCTCGATGGTTTCGGCGGCGACGTCGAACTATCACGGCCAGCAGGGTTTCGCCGCCGGGTACTCGTACGTGACGGAAAGCAACCGCTGGGTCGTCAAGGCGTCGGTGACGGGCAACACGCGTTCGGACTTCGGCGCGGTGGTGGGCGCGGGTTACCAGTTCTGA
- a CDS encoding M4 family metallopeptidase, translating into MKKLSRLLSISAITVASLSAFAQAGDPSATVDKALQLIQQNPSAFSLAAGGAARTLKFAGPQASAPADGDQFQVRDVIVDPDGTEHVRFDRFYAGLPVIGGDVVVHSSKGQLKQASVTQLAPISLAGTIGKVGDRAVVRNPPDIGAARVKRIAAARFNSDVRRVDDAELVVFARDVTPTLAYAVRVYGKATDVHGDAVLYYVDARTGTVLDAQDLIKTAAATGTGRSLYYGNLTLTTDQTGTNAYRMLDPSRGSGSVYDGRGLTSDDVEQATDLPIFTSSTNVWGNNTTTDRQTVAADIDYGLALTWDYYKTTHNRNGIFNDGRGVKSYAHVVFNTGSGTTGANAAWLDSHVMVYGDGQPGTSLPKPVVSVDVAGHEMSHGVTEATANLNYSGDAGGLNESTSDIFGTLVKYYANNPNDPGNYVIGARVVSGGLRKMYKQDLDGRSFSCYPSGGFSWSNPRHDPHFTSGVGNRLFYLLAEGPTVPSTDTGLTKAQLVCNGDTTFSGVGREKAGKIWYRTLTVYLNANSSYPNARRASIQAANDLYGTNSAESAAVARAWSAVGVN; encoded by the coding sequence ATGAAGAAACTGTCTCGTCTGCTGTCCATCTCCGCGATTACCGTCGCGAGTCTCAGTGCTTTTGCCCAGGCCGGCGACCCGTCGGCTACGGTCGACAAGGCACTGCAACTGATCCAGCAGAACCCGTCCGCCTTCAGCCTCGCAGCCGGCGGCGCAGCACGCACGTTGAAGTTCGCAGGGCCGCAGGCGAGCGCGCCGGCGGATGGCGATCAGTTCCAGGTGCGCGACGTGATCGTCGACCCCGACGGCACTGAGCACGTGCGGTTCGACCGCTTCTACGCGGGCCTGCCCGTGATCGGGGGCGACGTGGTCGTCCATTCGAGCAAGGGGCAGTTGAAGCAGGCGAGCGTGACCCAGCTCGCGCCGATCAGTCTCGCCGGCACGATCGGCAAGGTCGGCGACCGCGCGGTCGTACGCAACCCACCCGACATCGGCGCTGCCCGGGTCAAGCGCATCGCGGCCGCGCGTTTCAACTCGGACGTGCGCCGCGTCGATGACGCGGAACTCGTCGTGTTCGCACGCGACGTCACGCCGACGCTGGCCTACGCGGTGCGCGTGTACGGCAAGGCGACCGATGTGCATGGCGACGCGGTGCTGTACTACGTCGATGCGCGCACCGGCACCGTGCTCGACGCGCAGGACCTGATCAAGACGGCGGCCGCGACCGGCACCGGCCGCTCGTTGTACTACGGCAACCTGACGCTCACCACGGACCAGACGGGCACGAACGCGTACCGGATGCTCGATCCGAGCCGTGGCTCCGGCTCGGTCTACGACGGCCGCGGGCTGACCTCGGACGACGTCGAGCAGGCGACCGACCTGCCGATCTTCACGAGCAGCACGAACGTGTGGGGCAACAATACGACCACCGACCGGCAGACAGTCGCCGCCGACATCGACTATGGTCTCGCGCTGACTTGGGACTACTACAAGACGACGCACAACCGCAACGGCATCTTCAATGACGGCCGCGGCGTGAAGAGCTATGCACACGTGGTGTTCAACACGGGCAGCGGCACGACCGGCGCGAATGCGGCATGGCTGGATTCGCACGTGATGGTGTATGGAGACGGCCAACCCGGCACCAGCCTGCCGAAACCGGTCGTGTCGGTGGACGTCGCCGGACACGAGATGAGTCACGGCGTGACCGAGGCCACGGCCAACCTGAACTACTCGGGTGACGCGGGCGGCCTGAACGAGTCGACGTCCGACATCTTCGGCACGCTCGTGAAGTACTACGCCAACAACCCGAACGATCCCGGCAACTACGTGATCGGTGCGCGCGTGGTGAGCGGCGGCCTGCGCAAGATGTACAAGCAGGATCTCGACGGCCGGTCGTTCAGCTGTTACCCGTCCGGCGGATTCTCGTGGTCGAATCCGCGCCACGATCCGCATTTCACGTCGGGCGTCGGCAACCGCCTGTTCTACCTGCTCGCGGAAGGCCCGACGGTGCCGTCGACCGATACCGGCCTGACGAAGGCGCAACTGGTGTGCAACGGCGACACGACCTTCAGCGGCGTGGGCCGCGAGAAGGCCGGG
- a CDS encoding VOC family protein translates to MTAITQTMKLNHLSFPSADTLATARFFERHLGFTIAGSWEQSWILKRPGFDVVIDHVSDDRSAWPANFHVGFELPSLDEVRTLFERFREEGVEMVTDVFNNGRGSRFFCRAPGGVMFELNTRADAAPAYQGTFDD, encoded by the coding sequence ATGACTGCCATTACGCAAACCATGAAGCTCAACCACCTGAGCTTCCCGTCGGCCGACACGCTGGCGACGGCCCGATTCTTCGAGCGGCACCTCGGTTTCACGATCGCGGGAAGCTGGGAACAATCCTGGATCCTCAAGCGCCCGGGCTTCGACGTGGTGATCGATCACGTCAGCGACGACAGGTCGGCATGGCCGGCGAATTTCCACGTCGGGTTCGAACTGCCGAGCCTCGATGAGGTTCGCACGTTGTTCGAGCGCTTCCGGGAGGAGGGCGTCGAGATGGTGACGGACGTCTTCAACAACGGGCGCGGTTCGCGTTTCTTCTGCCGCGCACCGGGCGGCGTGATGTTCGAACTGAACACGCGCGCGGATGCCGCGCCGGCATATCAAGGCACGTTCGATGACTGA
- a CDS encoding response regulator transcription factor translates to MHPSISALGDAHILIVDDQPDQLRLLIDILRGTGCRISIASDGLQACQRAQALMPDLILMDVRMPRMDGFTACRLLAADPLTCAIPVIFLTVAGALHERLEGFDIGCVDYVVKPFEPAEVLARIRVQLAREKRERPVDMENPFVAGKDDDIIVRAAIRHLARTLNDPPTVEQLARAVGTHEKRLSRAFRDNLGQTVFEYLRHERLRIAQDLLDSTSLSIASIAKEIGFSTPANFATAFRERFGLTPTEWRRQRHAGERAVRREPQRDA, encoded by the coding sequence ATGCATCCATCGATCTCCGCATTGGGCGACGCCCATATCCTGATCGTCGACGATCAGCCCGACCAGCTTCGCTTGCTGATCGACATCCTGCGCGGCACGGGGTGCCGGATCAGCATTGCGTCCGACGGGCTGCAGGCGTGCCAGCGCGCGCAGGCGCTCATGCCCGACCTGATCCTGATGGATGTCCGCATGCCGCGCATGGACGGCTTCACCGCATGCCGGCTGCTTGCCGCTGATCCGCTGACGTGCGCGATTCCGGTGATTTTCCTGACCGTGGCCGGCGCGTTGCACGAGCGCCTCGAGGGGTTCGACATCGGCTGCGTCGACTATGTGGTCAAGCCGTTCGAGCCCGCCGAAGTGCTCGCGCGGATTCGCGTGCAGCTCGCGCGCGAGAAGCGCGAGCGGCCCGTCGACATGGAAAACCCGTTCGTGGCCGGCAAGGACGACGACATCATCGTGCGCGCGGCGATCCGCCACCTGGCACGGACGCTGAACGATCCGCCGACGGTGGAGCAGCTGGCCCGCGCGGTCGGCACGCACGAAAAGCGGCTGTCACGCGCGTTTCGCGACAATCTCGGCCAGACGGTGTTCGAGTACTTGCGGCACGAGCGGCTGCGGATCGCGCAGGACCTGCTGGATTCGACGTCGCTCAGCATTGCCAGCATCGCGAAGGAGATCGGCTTTTCCACGCCGGCGAATTTCGCGACCGCATTCCGCGAACGTTTCGGCCTCACGCCGACCGAGTGGCGGCGCCAGCGTCACGCCGGCGAACGCGCCGTGCGCCGGGAGCCGCAACGCGACGCGTAG
- a CDS encoding toxin, whose amino-acid sequence MRFIVVGTSGAGKSTFSSALAAAAGCPCIELDRLYWGPGWTAVPPEQFESAVLAATAGDRWVADGNYSAVRDVLWSRATHVVWLNFGRRTVFSRVLWRTLSRGLMRTELSHGNRESLRMAFSRESVLLWSYTTFARNRIKFAALRDDPTFAHLHWTEITRPSHTRAVIDRLARASG is encoded by the coding sequence ATGCGCTTCATCGTCGTTGGAACCAGCGGAGCGGGGAAATCCACCTTTTCCAGCGCGCTGGCGGCAGCAGCCGGCTGCCCTTGCATCGAGCTGGATCGACTCTACTGGGGCCCCGGCTGGACAGCCGTGCCGCCGGAACAGTTCGAGAGCGCCGTGCTGGCCGCGACCGCCGGCGACCGCTGGGTCGCCGACGGGAACTACAGCGCCGTGCGCGACGTGCTCTGGTCGAGAGCCACGCACGTGGTCTGGCTCAACTTCGGGCGACGGACGGTGTTCTCCCGGGTGCTCTGGCGCACGTTGAGCCGCGGGCTCATGCGCACCGAGCTTTCTCACGGCAACCGCGAGTCGCTGCGGATGGCATTCTCCCGGGAGTCGGTGCTGCTGTGGTCGTACACCACGTTCGCCAGGAATCGCATCAAGTTCGCCGCCCTGCGAGACGACCCGACATTCGCGCATCTGCACTGGACGGAAATCACCCGGCCTTCGCACACCCGCGCGGTCATCGACAGGCTGGCCCGCGCCAGCGGCTGA